One genomic window of Paenisporosarcina antarctica includes the following:
- a CDS encoding CBO0543 family protein: MSVQNKTEYVQDIIELQNKLFEINYTFWIEHVLFSFNWWFLIIITILPWGIWWRFVDKKRIIEISLMGTLVMITSVFLDVVGTSFLLWGYAYKDIQMIPLLSAVDITILPIVYMFVYQIFSKWKSYLFSLIVAATGAAFIVEQLFERMDIYQLYSWKHIYSFFIYIAIGIVFKWLIQKMKERQAQESVE; the protein is encoded by the coding sequence ATGAGCGTTCAAAATAAGACAGAATATGTACAAGATATTATTGAACTACAAAATAAACTATTTGAAATTAATTATACCTTTTGGATTGAACATGTACTCTTCTCTTTCAACTGGTGGTTTCTCATCATAATAACGATTTTGCCATGGGGTATATGGTGGAGATTCGTCGATAAAAAAAGAATAATAGAAATCTCACTTATGGGAACGCTTGTTATGATTACATCTGTCTTCTTAGATGTGGTGGGAACCTCATTTCTTCTTTGGGGATATGCATATAAGGATATACAAATGATTCCGCTACTTAGTGCCGTTGATATAACGATCCTTCCAATTGTTTATATGTTTGTATACCAAATTTTTTCAAAATGGAAATCCTACCTCTTTTCTCTAATTGTAGCGGCTACAGGAGCTGCTTTTATCGTAGAGCAACTATTTGAACGGATGGATATCTATCAATTATATAGCTGGAAACACATTTACTCGTTCTTCATTTACATTGCAATTGGTATCGTTTTCAAATGGCTTATCCAAAAAATGAAAGAACGTCAAGCTCAGGAATCGGTAGAATAA
- a CDS encoding sodium-dependent bicarbonate transport family permease, with protein MEQIIEIAYANLLSPMILFFLLGIIAVLVNSDLKVPTALYTGYTMIILFTIGIKGGVELRNVSFGEMIPTIIAAVFLSIIMLFISLLILYKVFKYSFVDSIAIAAHYGSVSAVTFIAGLAFLDKFGVEYESYMSAVLVIMEGPAIILAIIIYKLHVSKQGEKNTNPDASIKHVIKEAFFGKSIFLLLGGIFIGLVAHKDGLVKIQPLFGDLFYGILCVFLLHMGMVATISMNKMKNIKLVSFLFAFILPLIGGGIGVLTGSIIGLSVGGSTILAVLTGSASYIAAPAAIEQAIPKANSGLSLGSALGLTLPFNLILGIPLYFWLATLLG; from the coding sequence GTGGAACAAATAATTGAAATTGCTTACGCAAATTTACTATCACCGATGATATTATTTTTTCTCTTAGGAATAATCGCAGTTCTTGTAAACTCTGATTTAAAGGTGCCAACAGCACTGTATACTGGGTATACGATGATTATTCTCTTTACTATTGGTATTAAGGGAGGAGTAGAACTAAGAAATGTTTCTTTTGGAGAAATGATCCCAACCATCATTGCTGCAGTTTTCTTAAGTATAATAATGCTATTCATTTCTCTTTTAATTTTATATAAAGTATTTAAATATTCCTTTGTTGATTCTATTGCTATAGCAGCCCATTATGGCTCGGTTAGTGCTGTAACATTTATTGCTGGACTAGCCTTTCTTGATAAATTCGGGGTAGAATACGAGTCTTACATGTCTGCTGTTCTTGTTATTATGGAGGGACCGGCAATCATTTTGGCTATTATCATTTATAAACTACATGTTAGTAAGCAAGGTGAGAAGAATACAAATCCTGATGCCAGTATTAAGCATGTCATAAAAGAAGCATTTTTCGGAAAAAGTATCTTCCTATTATTAGGTGGGATTTTTATTGGCTTAGTTGCTCATAAGGATGGTTTAGTTAAAATACAACCGTTATTTGGGGATTTATTTTATGGGATACTTTGTGTTTTCCTATTACATATGGGAATGGTTGCCACTATAAGTATGAATAAAATGAAAAATATTAAATTAGTGTCCTTTTTATTTGCCTTTATTTTACCTCTTATTGGAGGAGGTATAGGTGTTCTAACAGGCAGCATTATTGGCTTGTCTGTGGGTGGGTCAACGATTTTAGCAGTTTTAACAGGAAGTGCTTCTTATATAGCTGCGCCTGCAGCTATTGAACAAGCCATACCAAAAGCGAATTCAGGGTTATCTTTAGGTTCGGCCTTAGGATTAACCCTTCCATTTAATTTAATTCTTGGAATTCCATTATACTTTTGGCTTGCTACACTACTCGGCTAA
- a CDS encoding threonine aldolase family protein: protein MSEKNLLFEAFKQTKYQVAGHGKREVHILKEALQEFDGQQESDIYGKGKVIEEFQVKMAAYLGKETAVFFPSGTMAQQIALRIWCDKKVLRKVAYHPLCHLEIHEEDGLKELHQIEPVLLANKNRLIELDDVLSMEDEVACVLLELPQREIGGQLPDYETIENISKYCRNKGIMLHLDGARLFEILPYYKKSAVEVCSLFDSVYVSLYKGIGGIAGAILAGDTDFTEKSKVWKRRHGGDLISLYPYIISADYYFDQRLEKMEQYYVEAKELAQMFNSCHAVSTMPLEPVSNMFHVHFHASKEQLEAVLLEIYEATDVGLTSYLRATSEVACNYEVSIGDLYAALPKEKVKQVFLMLDQRMRELNN from the coding sequence ATGAGCGAAAAGAATCTTTTGTTCGAAGCATTTAAACAAACCAAGTATCAGGTAGCTGGTCATGGGAAAAGAGAGGTTCATATACTAAAAGAGGCATTGCAAGAATTTGATGGCCAGCAAGAAAGTGATATATATGGTAAGGGGAAAGTTATCGAAGAATTTCAAGTGAAAATGGCAGCTTATTTAGGCAAAGAAACGGCGGTATTTTTCCCAAGTGGAACGATGGCGCAGCAAATTGCTTTAAGAATATGGTGTGATAAAAAAGTTCTGAGAAAAGTTGCGTATCATCCATTATGCCATTTAGAGATTCATGAGGAAGATGGATTAAAGGAATTGCATCAAATTGAGCCTGTTCTACTTGCTAATAAAAATCGATTGATTGAATTAGACGATGTGTTGAGTATGGAAGACGAAGTAGCTTGCGTATTGCTTGAATTGCCTCAACGTGAAATTGGCGGTCAATTACCAGACTACGAAACGATAGAAAATATTTCCAAATATTGCCGTAATAAAGGAATTATGTTGCATCTGGATGGCGCTAGATTATTTGAAATCCTTCCATATTATAAAAAGTCTGCAGTTGAGGTTTGTAGTCTTTTTGATAGTGTATATGTTTCTTTATACAAAGGAATTGGTGGGATTGCGGGAGCAATTCTTGCGGGTGATACAGATTTTACTGAGAAGTCAAAAGTATGGAAAAGACGTCATGGTGGGGATTTAATCAGTCTGTATCCGTATATAATTAGTGCTGATTATTATTTTGATCAAAGATTAGAAAAAATGGAGCAATATTATGTAGAAGCGAAAGAGCTCGCTCAAATGTTTAACTCCTGCCATGCAGTGTCCACTATGCCACTCGAGCCCGTTTCAAATATGTTTCACGTCCATTTTCATGCATCAAAAGAGCAATTAGAGGCTGTTTTATTAGAAATATATGAGGCAACAGATGTTGGTTTAACTAGCTATTTAAGAGCTACAAGTGAGGTAGCTTGTAATTACGAAGTAAGTATTGGCGATCTGTATGCTGCTTTACCTAAAGAAAAAGTGAAACAGGTATTTCTAATGCTTGATCAGAGAATGAGAGAACTGAATAATTAA
- a CDS encoding YndM family protein, with amino-acid sequence MVKINDDLKIKKGVEDQLFTKALLIKFIMITAVLWIVLGWFYGISFTNILITSVFLTGFAYVLDVYILPRIGNVFALISDLVVAWAVIWIVGSIFYPLANLGTISLIAAIIITVGEMFFHPYMERKFDDEHEPSREENKRQYKGNLQTEFAEDMDIKTAAQAKEKDVNMIKSEKRNENDPSREKRQYKGNLQTEFAEDMDIKTAAQAKEKDVNMIKSEKRNKNDPSREERQYKGNLQTEFAEDMDIKTAAQAKQKDVNIIKSKKRKVNRSRRK; translated from the coding sequence GTGGTTAAGATAAATGATGATTTGAAAATAAAAAAAGGAGTTGAAGATCAATTGTTTACAAAGGCATTATTGATTAAATTCATCATGATAACAGCTGTTTTATGGATTGTTTTAGGATGGTTTTACGGGATTTCCTTTACAAATATTTTAATTACAAGTGTCTTCTTAACAGGGTTTGCATATGTCTTGGACGTGTATATTTTACCTCGAATTGGCAATGTTTTTGCATTGATTTCTGATTTGGTAGTTGCATGGGCTGTAATTTGGATAGTGGGTTCAATTTTTTATCCACTCGCTAATTTAGGCACAATTTCATTAATAGCTGCTATTATCATCACAGTTGGTGAGATGTTTTTCCATCCGTATATGGAACGAAAATTTGATGATGAACATGAGCCATCTCGAGAAGAAAACAAACGTCAATACAAAGGGAATTTACAAACTGAATTTGCAGAAGATATGGATATTAAAACAGCTGCACAAGCCAAAGAGAAAGACGTTAATATGATTAAGTCCGAAAAACGAAATGAAAATGATCCATCTCGAGAAAAACGTCAATACAAAGGGAATTTACAAACTGAATTTGCAGAAGATATGGATATTAAAACAGCTGCACAAGCCAAAGAGAAAGACGTTAATATGATTAAGTCCGAAAAACGAAATAAAAATGATCCATCTCGAGAAGAACGTCAATACAAAGGGAATTTACAAACTGAATTTGCAGAAGATATGGATATTAAAACAGCTGCACAAGCCAAACAAAAAGACGTTAATATAATTAAGTCCAAAAAACGAAAAGTTAATCGTAGTCGCAGAAAATAA
- a CDS encoding FAD:protein FMN transferase, with protein sequence MIKRVEFSCMGSYFHIEAENPSELEQWFAKVEKTYSRFIKESELSRFNQMPISDNWIPVSQEFYFVMAEVTRFYQMTDFLFNPFLGGQLRALGYDRPFSEMQRQVQKTMCPLYQENGILLHKEQPMIKKVKEVEVDLGGYIKSWSVDKAFHMAKGEDVFINGGGDMRFSFIQPQVIGVMNPFDSDTDIAQLNVQKGSIATSNVLHRRWQTKDGEYHHVLNGQTGENPTSNVVQVTVLASTTRQAEVYAKVLCMMDLDQVEIWIAEKQLSIAAIIIMDNKSIWVTGNINEYCEGVTTAWSSQRGNGPEFQA encoded by the coding sequence ATGATTAAGCGAGTTGAATTTTCTTGTATGGGGTCGTATTTCCACATTGAAGCGGAAAACCCATCAGAACTAGAGCAGTGGTTTGCCAAAGTGGAGAAAACGTATTCGCGATTTATAAAAGAAAGTGAACTTTCAAGGTTCAATCAAATGCCAATCTCGGATAACTGGATTCCAGTATCACAAGAATTTTATTTTGTCATGGCCGAAGTAACTCGTTTTTATCAGATGACCGACTTTTTATTTAATCCCTTTCTAGGAGGTCAATTGAGAGCGCTTGGATATGATCGACCGTTTTCTGAAATGCAGAGACAAGTACAGAAAACCATGTGTCCACTATATCAAGAAAACGGTATTTTGCTTCATAAAGAACAGCCGATGATAAAAAAAGTAAAAGAAGTGGAAGTCGATCTTGGCGGGTATATCAAAAGTTGGAGTGTCGACAAAGCTTTTCATATGGCTAAAGGGGAAGACGTGTTTATTAACGGGGGAGGAGATATGCGTTTTTCATTTATCCAACCTCAAGTAATTGGTGTAATGAACCCGTTTGACAGCGATACCGATATTGCACAACTAAACGTACAAAAAGGATCGATTGCGACTTCAAATGTCTTGCATCGCCGCTGGCAGACAAAAGATGGAGAGTATCATCATGTCTTGAATGGACAGACAGGTGAAAATCCAACATCCAATGTCGTTCAAGTGACGGTTCTCGCTTCAACGACACGACAAGCTGAAGTGTATGCGAAAGTTTTATGTATGATGGACTTAGATCAAGTCGAAATATGGATTGCGGAAAAACAACTGTCCATTGCAGCTATTATTATAATGGATAATAAATCGATTTGGGTGACTGGTAATATTAATGAATATTGTGAAGGAGTGACAACCGCATGGTCATCACAACGTGGGAATGGACCAGAGTTTCAGGCTTAA
- the trhA gene encoding PAQR family membrane homeostasis protein TrhA, with protein MSKKIGKEFSKGEEIANSVTHGIGILLSIAALVLLIVFAAMKGDAWDIVTFTIYGFTMTFLYTSSTLLHSFPNGKTKDFFEFLDHSAIYFYIAGSYTPILLLVIQGALGWTLFGIVWFLAIAGTVFKAFFVKRFIVLSTILYVEMGWIIIFAWNPLIENLSKEAIILLVSSGLLYTLGSVFYMWRGFKYHHAVWHLFVMGGSVAFFFFVLIYLI; from the coding sequence TTGAGTAAAAAAATAGGTAAAGAATTTTCAAAAGGTGAAGAAATAGCCAATTCAGTAACTCATGGCATAGGAATATTATTAAGCATAGCAGCACTTGTATTACTTATTGTATTTGCAGCTATGAAAGGTGACGCTTGGGACATTGTCACATTCACTATTTATGGTTTTACCATGACTTTTTTATATACATCTTCAACATTATTGCATAGTTTTCCAAATGGTAAAACGAAAGATTTCTTCGAGTTTTTGGATCACTCTGCCATTTATTTTTATATTGCGGGTAGCTATACGCCCATTTTATTATTAGTAATTCAAGGTGCTTTAGGTTGGACTCTATTTGGGATTGTATGGTTTTTAGCTATCGCAGGGACTGTATTTAAAGCATTCTTTGTAAAAAGATTTATCGTTTTATCCACTATTTTATATGTTGAAATGGGTTGGATCATAATATTTGCTTGGAATCCTCTTATTGAAAATTTATCAAAAGAAGCAATAATTCTATTGGTTTCAAGTGGATTATTATATACGTTAGGTTCCGTATTTTATATGTGGCGAGGTTTTAAATACCATCACGCAGTGTGGCATTTGTTTGTCATGGGTGGAAGTGTTGCTTTCTTTTTCTTTGTGTTAATTTATTTAATTTGA
- a CDS encoding patatin-like phospholipase family protein, producing MLIDGVFSGGGLKDFALVGAYQVLEEKGYSFHRLAGTSAGAILACFIAAGYSGKEIEAMLEGQDFQELLDPRKTIIPLPIMKWFLLYFRMGLYQGKALENWFMEKLAVKGVYTFGDLPDGKLKIIASDLTNGKMMVLPDDLAQYGISAETFPLARALRMSCGIPFFFEPVKLKVGFGETIVVDGGVLSNFPMWLFDEQDGHRQRPVLGLKISRGHEESHGHKIDNALNLFEALFSTMKNAHDEKYISRKHEKNIIFIPVDDYNATQFDLTQEMKEALLEKGRSCAVQFLKKWSTPIDIKSYQTLYR from the coding sequence ATGTTAATTGATGGCGTATTTTCAGGTGGAGGTTTGAAAGATTTTGCGTTAGTGGGGGCATATCAAGTTTTGGAAGAAAAGGGGTATTCCTTTCATCGTTTAGCTGGAACAAGTGCTGGGGCAATTCTTGCTTGTTTCATTGCAGCTGGGTATTCAGGTAAGGAAATAGAAGCAATGCTTGAAGGTCAAGATTTTCAAGAGCTTCTTGATCCTCGTAAGACAATCATTCCTTTACCGATAATGAAATGGTTTCTTCTTTACTTCCGAATGGGCTTATACCAAGGCAAAGCACTAGAGAACTGGTTCATGGAAAAGTTGGCAGTAAAAGGGGTCTATACTTTTGGCGATTTACCGGATGGAAAGTTAAAAATTATTGCTTCTGATTTAACAAACGGAAAGATGATGGTTCTTCCTGATGATTTAGCCCAATATGGGATATCAGCAGAAACCTTTCCCCTTGCTCGTGCTTTACGTATGAGTTGTGGAATTCCATTTTTCTTTGAACCCGTTAAATTGAAAGTGGGTTTTGGTGAGACTATTGTTGTAGATGGTGGAGTATTGAGTAACTTTCCAATGTGGTTATTTGACGAACAAGATGGGCATAGACAACGACCCGTTTTGGGTTTAAAAATTAGTCGTGGCCATGAAGAATCTCATGGGCATAAAATTGACAATGCTCTAAACTTATTCGAAGCACTTTTTTCTACGATGAAAAACGCACATGACGAAAAATATATTTCTCGAAAACATGAAAAAAATATTATTTTTATTCCAGTTGATGATTATAATGCAACTCAGTTTGATCTTACGCAAGAAATGAAAGAAGCTTTGTTGGAAAAAGGACGAAGTTGCGCCGTGCAATTTTTAAAAAAATGGTCAACTCCTATCGATATTAAAAGCTATCAAACGTTATATCGTTAA
- the hutU gene encoding urocanate hydratase: MTKIVGREIKAPHGTKLQTKGWVQEAVLRMLMNNLDPEVAEYPDKLVVYGGIGKAARNWESYDKIIESLKNLEDDETLLIQSGKPVAVFRTHKDSPRVLLANSNIVPAWANWDVFHELDKKGLIMYGQMTAGSWIYIGSQGIVQGTYETFAECARQHFGGSLKGTITVTAGLGGMGGAQPLAVTMNDGVVIGIDVDRSRIEKRIETRYCDVLIDSLDEAIKLAEEAKDEGRPLSIGLLGNAAEILPEMIGRNFIPEIITDQTSAHDPLNGYLPIGLSLAKGDELRQSNPKEYVRRAKEGMAIHVKAILTMQEKGSIAFDYGNNIRQVAFDEGVTDAFNFPGFVPAYIRPQFCEGKGPFRWVALSGDPEDIRKTDEVILREFSYNENLCKWIKMAQERIAFQGLPARICWLGYGERARFGKIINDMVASGELSAPIVIGRDHLDAGSVASPNRETEAMKDGSDAIADWPILNALVNTAAGASWVSLHHGGGVGMGYSIHAGMVVVADGTEEAGKRIERVLTTDPGMGVVRHADAGYELAIDTVEKKGIHMPMLNE; the protein is encoded by the coding sequence ATGACAAAAATAGTAGGTAGAGAAATTAAAGCACCACACGGAACAAAATTACAAACAAAAGGATGGGTACAAGAAGCAGTACTTCGGATGCTTATGAATAACTTAGATCCTGAGGTTGCAGAGTACCCTGATAAACTAGTTGTTTACGGTGGGATTGGTAAAGCGGCTAGAAATTGGGAGTCATATGACAAAATTATTGAGTCATTAAAAAACTTAGAAGATGATGAAACACTCCTAATTCAATCCGGAAAACCAGTTGCTGTATTCCGTACCCATAAGGATTCACCAAGAGTGCTATTAGCGAACTCAAATATTGTCCCAGCATGGGCGAATTGGGATGTATTTCATGAATTAGATAAAAAAGGGTTGATTATGTATGGTCAGATGACAGCGGGGAGCTGGATTTATATTGGAAGTCAAGGAATTGTTCAAGGAACATATGAGACTTTTGCGGAATGTGCTAGACAACATTTTGGAGGAAGTCTTAAAGGAACAATTACTGTTACAGCGGGGTTAGGTGGTATGGGTGGTGCACAACCACTAGCTGTAACAATGAATGACGGAGTGGTGATTGGAATCGATGTAGATCGTTCAAGAATCGAAAAACGGATTGAGACTAGATACTGTGATGTCCTAATAGATTCATTGGATGAAGCGATAAAGTTAGCTGAAGAAGCGAAAGATGAAGGTCGCCCTCTTTCCATTGGACTTTTAGGGAATGCAGCTGAAATTTTACCTGAAATGATTGGTAGAAACTTTATTCCAGAAATTATTACTGATCAAACCTCTGCCCATGATCCACTAAATGGTTATCTACCTATAGGTCTTAGTCTTGCAAAAGGGGACGAGCTCCGTCAATCGAATCCGAAAGAATATGTTCGTCGTGCAAAAGAAGGAATGGCTATACATGTGAAAGCGATTTTAACGATGCAGGAAAAAGGGTCTATTGCATTTGATTATGGTAATAATATTCGCCAAGTAGCTTTTGATGAAGGAGTAACGGATGCATTTAATTTCCCAGGGTTCGTACCAGCGTATATTAGACCACAATTTTGCGAGGGGAAAGGACCTTTTAGATGGGTTGCTTTATCAGGAGATCCTGAAGATATTAGAAAAACAGACGAAGTGATTTTAAGAGAGTTTTCATACAATGAAAACTTATGTAAATGGATTAAAATGGCGCAAGAACGAATTGCTTTCCAAGGACTTCCTGCACGTATTTGTTGGTTAGGTTATGGGGAAAGAGCACGCTTTGGAAAAATTATTAATGACATGGTTGCTTCTGGTGAATTATCAGCTCCTATTGTTATAGGGCGTGACCATTTAGATGCAGGCTCTGTTGCATCACCGAACCGAGAAACGGAAGCAATGAAAGATGGCAGTGATGCAATTGCTGATTGGCCAATTTTAAACGCATTAGTAAATACGGCTGCAGGAGCTAGTTGGGTTTCTCTTCACCATGGTGGTGGAGTAGGAATGGGTTACTCTATTCATGCAGGAATGGTTGTTGTAGCTGATGGTACAGAAGAGGCAGGGAAGCGTATTGAGAGAGTGTTAACGACAGATCCTGGAATGGGAGTAGTTCGACACGCTGATGCCGGTTATGAATTAGCAATTGATACCGTAGAGAAAAAAGGAATTCATATGCCAATGCTAAACGAATAA
- the mnmH gene encoding tRNA 2-selenouridine(34) synthase MnmH: protein MYRDITLPDLFTSQKKEANTLIDVRSPKEFKEATIPGSINIPVFNNEERAEIGTIYKQVGTEEAKERGLAIFSQKLPAFIAAFKQIETPITVFCWRGGMRSKTAATVLDLMGINAKRLTGGVRTYRQWVVNELEKQEFMPKLFVLNGYTGSGKTAILKLLSQKGYPIIDLEGMAGHRGSIFGQIGLEPSNQKKFDSLLLHEIVRYQDRPYVVIEGESKRIGKVCLPDFLNEKKEKGQQLFINLPIEVRVQNILEEYQPWEFPQLFKESFQLIKKHIHTPIAKQIEADLESSDFASATKLLLEYYYDPKYEHSSNQYLEHQKIIIKAMDVEDAFQKVQEEISLNHSEINYN from the coding sequence TTGTATCGTGATATTACATTACCTGATTTATTTACATCACAAAAAAAAGAAGCAAACACATTAATCGATGTTCGCTCCCCTAAGGAATTTAAAGAAGCAACAATCCCTGGGAGTATTAATATACCTGTCTTTAATAATGAAGAGCGTGCAGAGATTGGAACGATATACAAACAAGTAGGTACGGAAGAGGCAAAAGAAAGAGGACTAGCTATTTTTTCTCAGAAGTTGCCCGCATTTATTGCCGCATTTAAACAAATCGAAACGCCAATCACAGTTTTTTGTTGGCGCGGGGGTATGCGCAGCAAAACAGCAGCAACTGTGCTCGATTTGATGGGAATCAACGCAAAACGATTAACTGGTGGAGTCCGTACATATCGACAATGGGTAGTAAATGAATTAGAAAAGCAAGAATTCATGCCGAAACTATTCGTCTTAAATGGCTATACCGGGTCGGGTAAAACGGCTATTTTAAAGCTATTATCTCAGAAGGGCTATCCAATCATCGACCTTGAGGGAATGGCAGGACATAGAGGGTCTATCTTTGGACAAATTGGTCTTGAGCCGAGCAATCAAAAAAAATTCGATTCTCTTCTTCTTCATGAAATAGTCCGTTATCAAGATAGACCTTATGTAGTCATAGAAGGGGAAAGTAAACGGATTGGGAAAGTCTGTTTACCTGATTTTCTAAATGAAAAAAAAGAAAAAGGGCAGCAGTTGTTTATCAATCTTCCTATTGAAGTAAGGGTCCAAAACATTTTAGAAGAGTATCAGCCGTGGGAATTCCCACAGCTATTTAAAGAGTCATTCCAGTTGATTAAGAAACATATTCATACACCAATTGCAAAACAAATTGAGGCGGATTTGGAAAGTAGTGATTTTGCATCTGCAACCAAGCTTTTACTTGAATATTATTATGATCCGAAATATGAACATTCAAGTAATCAATATCTAGAGCACCAAAAAATTATAATCAAAGCTATGGATGTTGAAGACGCGTTTCAAAAGGTGCAAGAAGAAATTTCATTAAACCATTCAGAAATTAACTATAATTGA
- a CDS encoding ferric reductase-like transmembrane domain-containing protein, with protein MVITTWEWTRVSGLTSFFLIFISVFAGLLHSAPISPRKWKVSLFFFHQFTGWLGFLIIIFHGAMLLFDSYVSYQWYEVLVPFMSDEHRLLNGIGTIAFYGIFLILLSSDMMKKVGRSLWKKIHLFSLPAYLLALVHGVLVGTDSDTGTMMTIYAGTSFLLLAALMMKRVSVAFQKKERSMAKEG; from the coding sequence ATGGTCATCACAACGTGGGAATGGACCAGAGTTTCAGGCTTAACTTCTTTTTTTCTGATTTTTATATCTGTATTTGCAGGGCTTTTACACAGTGCTCCAATCTCTCCTCGTAAATGGAAAGTTTCTTTGTTTTTCTTTCATCAATTTACGGGTTGGCTCGGTTTTTTAATCATCATTTTTCATGGTGCTATGTTGCTTTTTGATAGTTATGTTAGTTATCAATGGTACGAAGTACTTGTTCCTTTTATGTCCGATGAACATCGGTTGTTAAATGGAATTGGAACAATTGCATTTTATGGAATCTTTCTAATTTTACTTTCATCCGATATGATGAAGAAAGTAGGACGTTCCCTTTGGAAAAAAATTCACTTATTTTCACTCCCAGCTTATCTTCTAGCACTTGTTCACGGGGTATTGGTTGGCACGGACAGTGATACAGGAACAATGATGACTATATATGCAGGAACTTCTTTCCTCCTTTTGGCAGCATTAATGATGAAGAGAGTGAGCGTAGCTTTTCAAAAGAAGGAACGGTCCATGGCAAAGGAAGGTTGA
- the selD gene encoding selenide, water dikinase SelD — MKKYDPVKLTSLSSKGGCGCKIGPADLEQVLRTLPPAIFDPNLLVGIDTSDDAGVYRINDTTAIVQTVDFFTPIVDDPYDFGQIAATNAISDVYAMGGTPITALNIVAFPISTLDKGILADILRGAGDKLREAGVTLVGGHSIDDKEPKFGLAVTGVVHPDKIRTNAGAKPGDQLILTKPIGVGICTTSLKNNLLSEEEITQVTKVMTTLNKTAAEVMATYNVHAATDVTGFGLLGHASEMAKGSGVGLGIYYDQVPILPRVKELAEAGSVPGGTKNNFLHLADVVTYPESMDQIDRWILCDAVTSGGLLISVASDEAELFVKELQEKGVDARIIGEVIEENIGCIIVK, encoded by the coding sequence ATGAAAAAATACGATCCAGTAAAGTTAACTTCCCTTTCTTCAAAAGGCGGCTGTGGGTGTAAAATAGGCCCAGCAGATTTAGAGCAAGTTTTGCGTACGTTACCACCTGCTATTTTTGACCCGAATTTACTTGTTGGGATTGATACGAGTGACGATGCGGGCGTGTATCGGATAAATGACACAACAGCAATCGTTCAAACGGTTGACTTTTTCACTCCAATTGTTGATGATCCATATGATTTCGGACAAATTGCAGCTACGAATGCTATAAGTGATGTATACGCAATGGGTGGAACGCCGATAACTGCACTTAACATCGTTGCATTTCCAATTTCAACTTTAGATAAAGGAATTTTAGCTGACATCTTACGAGGAGCTGGCGACAAATTAAGAGAAGCAGGAGTCACCCTGGTTGGAGGTCATTCGATTGATGACAAGGAACCGAAATTCGGTCTTGCTGTAACAGGTGTGGTACATCCAGACAAAATTAGGACGAATGCCGGTGCAAAGCCTGGTGATCAACTGATTTTAACAAAACCGATTGGTGTTGGAATATGTACGACTTCGCTTAAAAACAATTTGTTGTCTGAGGAAGAAATTACACAGGTCACCAAAGTTATGACCACACTTAATAAGACTGCTGCCGAAGTAATGGCGACTTATAATGTTCATGCCGCAACTGATGTCACCGGCTTCGGGTTACTTGGACATGCATCTGAGATGGCTAAAGGGAGTGGAGTGGGTCTAGGCATCTATTATGATCAAGTACCAATTTTACCTCGCGTGAAAGAGCTTGCTGAAGCTGGATCAGTGCCTGGTGGAACGAAAAACAACTTCTTACATTTAGCAGATGTTGTTACCTACCCTGAATCAATGGATCAAATTGACCGTTGGATTTTATGTGATGCTGTCACATCTGGTGGACTGTTAATTTCAGTTGCGAGTGATGAAGCAGAGCTATTCGTTAAGGAACTACAAGAAAAAGGTGTCGATGCTCGAATTATAGGTGAGGTTATTGAAGAGAATATAGGATGCATTATTGTAAAATAG